The following are from one region of the Hemiscyllium ocellatum isolate sHemOce1 chromosome 41 unlocalized genomic scaffold, sHemOce1.pat.X.cur. SUPER_41_unloc_35, whole genome shotgun sequence genome:
- the LOC132808877 gene encoding interferon-inducible GTPase 5-like produces the protein MFLAKAIQERGKKFYFIRNKIDQDLESKERRSQSQYDQEEALRELYQSSLDNLTKGGIEFPRIFLISCWYVEKFDFVALLKNLEQGLPDLKGRLFSYSVPNVTSKAIDRKKEVTLSEIWKDAFYSAAAAAVPVLGLTTAYSITLLVTKLSQHRADFGLDENSLRRLAKKVRKKPEELKLARQSTFGVEVSAGLIKNELSKLSGPASKLQTAVKYLPLVRQVIAGKGTYTTTYSLLKTAIEEMAEDAKRVIVKAFSEN, from the coding sequence ATGTTCCTGGCCAAGGCAATTcaggagaggggaaagaaatttTATTTCATCCGCAACAAGATAGATCAAGATTTGGAGTCTAAGGAACGACGCAGCCAGTCACAATATGACCAAGAGGAAGCTCTCAGGGAATTATACCAATCCTCCTTGGACAATTTGACAAAGGGTGGGATTGAATTCCCTCGCATCTTCCTGATCTCTTGTTGGTACGTGGAGAAATTTGACTTTGTGGCGCTCCTTAAGAATTTGGAACAGGGCCTTCCAGATCTCAAGGGACGTCTCTTCTCATACTCTGTACCCAATGTCACCTCCAAAGCCATAGACAGGAAGAAAGAAGTCACGTTGAGTGAAATCTGGAAGGATGCTTTTTACTCAGCTGCAGCTGCTGCGGTCCCAGTCCTGGGTCTGACCACAGCCTACAGCATTACCTTGTTGGTCACAAAACTCTCCCAACATCGCGCCGACTTTGGGCTGGATGAGAATTCCCTCCGGAGACTGGCGAAAAAAGTTAGGAAGAAACCAGAGGAGCTCAAATTGGCTAGGCAGTCCACATTCGGAGTGGAGGTGTCTGCAGGACTCATTAAAAATGAGCTTTCCAAACTGTCAGGGCCAGCGAGTAAGCTGCAGACAGCTGTGAAATACCTGCCTCTTGTTCGGCAGGTAATAGCAGGGAAAGGTACTTATACCACAACATATTCCTTGCTGAAGACAGCTATTGAGGAGATGGCGGAAGATGCCAAAAGGGTGATTGTGAAAGCCTTCAGTGAGAACTAG